Sequence from the Bremerella volcania genome:
GGTCGTCGATCGACGCAATCAATCCATGCTCGACACGATGATGAACCAGGCCACGCAGCACTTGTGCCACGAATCGTTTCACGCGTATGTCGAGAACTATCTCTACCCGCAAGGCGAGTACGAGGTACCCATCTGGCTGAACGAAGGCTTGGCGCAGCTGTTTGAACATGCCCAGTTTGAAAACGGCACGTTCCGAATCGACCTCCCTCCGCAAGAGCTCCTCGCCAGCTTGAAGGACCGGCTGGAGCGCGATAACGGTTTGAGTCTGCAACGAATTCTGCAAACCGAAGCAGGCAGTTTCATCCTGTTCGAGAACCTGCACGAAGGGCGGCTTGATTACGACGTTGCCTGGGGATTGGCCTGGTACCTGGTGTTTCAAAAGCAGTTGTTCGCACCGGGCAATCTGGATCGCTACGTGCACAAGCGCAGCCAGCCTGCACCGACCGTGGAAGAGACCTTTGGCGAAAGCGTTTCTCGGGTTCAAGCCGAGTGGGTCGCGTTCATCCGCCAGTTGGATTCGTAATGTCGTTTACGACGTCTGTTCGACCAGGGCCTCGCCCAGGGTCCGCTTGATCGACTCGAGACGCTCTTGGTCGAAGATCTTATGCCCTTCCGAATCGGTGACGTAAAATACGTCGACCACTTGATCCAAATGCGTCGTGATGCGGGCTACGTGAACGCTCAGGCCGATATCGTAAAGCAATCGCGAAATCTGATAGAGCAGGCCTTGGCGGTCCTGGGTAAAGATCTCGACGATCGTGTATTGTTCGGCCGTTTCGTTGTCGATTTTGATTTCCGTGGGAATCGGGATCGCTTCTTCGGCCAGCCGCTGATTGCGAGAGGTCCAGGTCGTGGTGAACGTGGGAGCCTGGTCCTCCGTGGCGGTCAGGTATTTGCGGATACGCTGGCAGATGTCTTCCATGCGTTCGGGAGGCGACTGGCCATCGTGATCTTGATCCTGCACGAAGTAACGATCGAGCACCAACCCATCGGCCAGCGTGTTGATCTCGGCGGCCAGAATCGTCATGCGTTGGCTGGTCACGGCGGCGGTCAGACGGTGGAAGACACCCTGCATCAGGGCTTCGCGTGTGCCGATCGTGATTTCCAGCACGCCGCGATCTTCGCGGTACTGACACGCGACCATCGGCGAGTCGTCCTTCATCGCGTGAAGCTGTTCGAGATCGCTGATAATCTGCGTGGCAGGCGTTTCCTGCAGGAATCCTTCCGGCAGCGAATCGATGACGTGACGGTACCATTCTTCGTTCTTATGCCCACGAACGAGCGATGCCAGGCGATCGAGTTTCGCACGCCGCTGGGCGACCGTATCGACCGTATCGTCCCCGCCCAGGTTCTGCATCGATCGGCGGTACAGATCGGTCAGGACCCTTACCTTCCAGTCGTTAAGCGTGCCAGGTCCGACGCCGGCGAAATCGGCACAGGTCAGCACGAACAGCATTCGCATCCGCTCGGCAGGACCGTTCTGCATGGCGAAGCTGAGAACCAACTGTTCGTCGGACGTGTCGCGGCGAAACGCCAGGTGGGACATCGTCAGGTGATGCAGCACCAGGTGCACCAGCGTTTCCTTATCTTGCGACGAGAGCCAAAAACGATCGGCCACGTCCTCGGCAATGCGTGCCCCGACGATGCTGTGATCTTCGGAGAACCCTTTCCCCAAGTCATGAATCAGCAGGGCCAGGTGCAGGAGCCACTTCTTTTTGATTTTCATGTAGACGGCCCCCAGCGTGTCGTCCCGTTCGAGAAACTGGGTGGCGCACTCGACCGTCTTGATGCAATGCGCGTCGACGGTGTACTTGTGGTACTGATTGAATTGCAACAGACACCGCGCATGGGCCATGCCCGGCACGATCTTTTCCAGTAGCCGCAGTTCGTGCAAACGGCGCAGTAGTTCGCCCAGACGACCGGGCTCGGACAGAAGCGTCAAAAACGCCCGGCGAATCGCCTCGGTCATTTCGACTTCGCCTTGTCCCTGCATCTTGCTACGGATGACTTCCCAGGTCGGGTGATCGATCTGCCGACCAAATCGGCTGGCCGCTATCATTAATTCCAGCACTTGATCAATCTGGCCGGCTTTATGCTGTTTCCATCGCTTGGAAGTGCTGATTCGATAAGGGCTCACATGAAAGTCCCGATCGACGCGGCGAGTCATGATCGGGCCAAAGATTGTGGTAATGGGTGACTGAGGTCGAATCGAGGCGATGAAGTGCCGGGCCGCGTCGCGCACGCCGCCCGTTTGCTCGAAATAGGTCTGCATGAACTGCTCGACCGGCAACAAACCCGCGGTGCCTTGGAAGCCGTACAATTCGGCGATCCGAATCTGCTCGGCCCGGTCCAACAAGTCGGACGACTTGCCGGCGTGGAAGTGAAGTTCGTTTCTGAGCCGCAGCAGATACTCGCGGGCGTCGCGTAGGCTCTTGCGATCGCGATCGGAAATCGCACCGATGCGGTTGAGCGCGTCGACTTCGTTTTCGCCATACTTGGCAAAACCGAGCCACCGCACCATTTGAATTCCGCGCAAGGTGCCGCTCGAGCGTTTAATGTTGGGTTCGAGCAGGTGAATGATCTCGCCGTACTGCGCGCGTTCTTCGTCCCGTGCATTCATGATCGCGCGGTAGAGGCCGCGGAAATTGCGTTTCGCCCGGCGGCGAAAGGGTTCCGCAAAGTCGCGAAACAAACTGACGCTGCCTGCGAGATATCGGTTCTCAGCGAGCGAAGTGAAGATCGTCGCATCGGACAAGGCAGCCGAAACGGCCTGCTTCGGCGTTCGAAGGCTGTGCCCCAGTATCAAACCGACGTCGAACACGTCTTGCTGGAGCCGCTTGGTGAACTGAATCGCCGGCTCGCGAAAGGTCGGCGAATGCATGATCATCAAATCGATGTCGGAGTACGGAGCCGTATCGCGCCGCCCGTAACCGCCGTGCGGCACGATCGTGATGTTGCTCAGTACCCGCTCGGCCGTAAACCCAGGCACATCCTCGGCCGCCTCATTGACCAGTTCCAGCAGGATGGCATCGAAGCAATCGGTGATTTGCGCGCAAAGCTGCACGCCTGGCGTACCGGCCTGATGTTGACGTTTAAGTTTCTCTCGGTCTGCCGCGAGCTTCTGTTTTGCCGCGATTACCGATTCACGAAGGCGCAGTGCTGCCATGAAATGCTTCGCCTGTGTCGTCAGGGAAAAACGGCGCCGACTCAACCGGGTGGCGCCGCTGCTAGTTTAATCTAATTAAGAATTCCCCGACGGGATTCAAATCGCATCTTCGCCCGTTTCGCCGGTGCGGATCCGGATGCTGTCTTCCAAGTTGGTGACGAAGATCTTTCCGTCCCCAATCTGGCCGGTTTGGGCGGTCCGCAAAATGGTGTCGATCACCTTTTGCAGGTTTTCATCGCTGCACACGACTTCGATCTTCTTTTTGGGAACGAAGTCGACCGCGTATTCCGTGCCACGATACGTTTCGGTGTGTCCCTTTTGGCGACCGTAGCCCGAGACCTCGATGACGGTCATCCCGAACACCCCTTGCTCGCTCAGCGCGTTCTTCACATCATCCAATTTGAAATGGCGGATCACCGCTTCGACTTTTTTCATTGGGTTATCTCCTAGTGCGCCTTAGTGCTGTTCTGTGGACCGAGCCAGCAAGTACTGGCTCGGTCATGAAATATGAAAATGCATCGCCCTTGGCGGCGTGCGACGTTAGCTGAAGATGTAGCCTTCTTCTCCATGTTCGGAGATATCCAGACCACGGATTTCGCTTTCCTGGGTCACTCGCAGGCCGATCACGACATCGATCAGCTTCAGCAAGATCACGGTAGCTACCACCGAAAAGGCGATCGTTACCAACACGGCAACCACCTGGCCAATCACCAGCGTGACGCCACCCCCTTCGTACAAGCCGATCGGCTCGCCACCGGTCAAATCGCCACAAACGTGACGCGAAGCGAAGACACCGGTAAGCACGGCTCCCAAGGTTCCGCCAATACCATGAACGCCAAACGCGTCCAACGAATCGTCGTATCCCATGCTTTGTTTCAGCACAGCACATGCATAGTAACAAACAATCCCCGCGGCGGCTCCCATGGCCAAAGCCGGCATCGGCAAAACAAAACCAGCGGCCGGGGTGATGCACACCAGGCCAGCAACCGCACCCGAGGCACAACCGAGCACGCTCGGCTTGCCACGTGCAATCCACTCCATCATCGCCCACGCCACGGCACCAGCGGCCGCTGAAAAGTGCGTGACCGCAAATGCGTTCGAGGCCAGCCCGTTGGCGGCACCGGCACTACCGGCATTGAAACCGAACCAACCGACCCACAGCATGGCCGCGCCCAGCGTGGTATACGTCAAGTTATGCGGACGCATGTCGTCGTGGCCGAAGCCGAGACGTTTGCCGACAAACAAAGCACAAATCAGGGCCGAGATCCCGGAGCTGATGTGCACGACGGTCCCGCCAGCAAAGTCGAGCGCGCCGCCGGCCAGCGAATTGGGTTCTCCGTAGGCGAGAATTCCACCGTCCCAAACCCAGTGGCACAGCGGGCAGTAGACCAGCGTTCCCCACAAGATCGAGAAGACCGCCATCGCCGAGAACTTCATCCGTTCGGCAAACGCTCCGCAGATCAAGGCCGGAGTGATGATAAAGAACATCCCTTGGAACAACATGAACGTGTATTCCGGAATCGTTCCGTGCATCGGAGTCACCGGCTCGCCCAGCTCGGAGTCCCATGCCGGTTGGACGTTATTCATGAATAGAAACTCAAGATCGCCGAAATAGGGATTCGAGCCGCCAAAGCACAGCGTGTAGCCCCACAGGCTCCAGACGACCGTCATCAAGCCCATCAGGAACAAACACTGCATCATCACGCCCAGGACGTTCTTTTTGCGAACCAGGCCGCTATAGAACATGGCCAGGCCAGGGGCGGTCATGAACAGCACCAGCGCGCTGGAAGTCAGCATCCAGGCATTGTCGCCGGTATCGAGCCCAGGGGCTTCTTCTTCCGGAACCTCGACTTCGCCTGCGTTGCCGGCCTCGACCGGGACGTTCTTCTCTTCCGCTGGCGGGTCTTGAAGGTTCTCGGGAACGAGTTGAGCCGTCAACGGCTGACAGAGAATGAGTCCAACTAACATAGCGATCAGCGCGCAGGCCGATCGTCCACGAAGAAAATACGTGCGCATGAATCTCCACCTCGAAAAAGGTTGTATCAGATTGTGAGTGGTACGCGCGCCGCCTGATGATTTGCCTGGATCATCGCGCTCGTTGCCCTTTGCGACCCCGCCACGGGGACTGGAGAGATGTCCCAGTGTCTTGCCTGATGCGGAAGATGCACAAAGTTCAGTACAGAAAATAGGGGGCGGCGGGCTCCGCGTAAAGTAGATAAGTCCCGTTCTGGTAACTTTTTTAGGTAGCCCCGGCCGCATCAAGGCCGGACGGAAGGTGGCTTCCTGCCTATAATGGACGAAAACCCTTCCGTGTTTGTCGTTTGCCACCACACCAGGGAGTCGCCTCCATGCTGATGCGTTTGCACACCTTTCTATCGCTTGCCACCCTCATTGCGATCTGCACTGCCACCTCCTTTGCCCAGGACCAAGAGACGGCCGATGCCCCATCGGTCGAATCGAAATACCTTGCCAACGTTCGCCAGGTTACCTCCGGCATGGTGAAGGCCGGCGAAGGTTACTTTTCGCCAGACGGCAAGCGGATCGTCTATCAGGCCGTTCCCCCGCAGTACCCGTTCTATCAGATCTACACCCAGCCACTGGCCGGCGGCGAACCGGAACTGGTCAGCACCGGGCGCGGACGCACGACGTGCGCTTACTTCACCGTCGACGGGAAGGACATCTTGTTCGCCAGCAGTCATCGCGACCCGAACATGAAGCAGACCGAAGAGGAAGAAGTCGCCAAGCAGGAAGAAGAACGTCGTACCGGGCAGCGTCGGCGGTACTCGTGGGACTTCGATCCCTACACCGATATCTACGTCAAAGACATGAAGTCAGGCGAACTCACCCGTTTGACGACCGCCCAAGGCTACGACGCCGAAGGGGCCTTCTCGTACGACGGCAAGAAGATCGCGTTCTGTAGCGACCGCGACGGCGACCCCGACCTGTACATCATGGACGCCGACGGCTCGAACCTGAAACAGCTAACCAACGCCAAAGGCTACGACGGGGGACCGTTCATTTCGCCCAATGGTAAGTGGATCGTCTTTCGCAGCGATCGCAAGCAGGAAGGCTTCCTGCAGATCTACGTGATCTCGGTCGATGGCGAAAGAGAGTTTCAGCTGACCGATAACGTCGGCGTGAACTGGGCACCTTATTGGCATCCTACCCAGCCGTATATCATTTGGGCCGGTGCCGATCACTCGAAGCCGGGCCGTCCCAACTACGACCTGTGGCTGATGAAGTACGAAGAAACGGACGATGCCATCAAGCCGGGCCCCATTTGGCGGATCACTGATAGCCCCGCGGCCGATGTGCTGCCGGTCTTTTCGCCTGATGGCAAGAAACTGATGTGGACCAGTACCCGCACCGATGATCATAGCAGCCAACTCTTCATCGCCGATTTCACATTTCCCGAAGACGAACCCACGGAAGAAAAGTAACGAGCAACATGACGGATCAATCCATGCCGCAGACCAAGGCCTGCGGCTTTCTGATTGTCAAAGGGAACCCGATCGAGTCGTTTCTGTTGATGAAGCACCCCAATCGCTGGGACCTGCCCAAGGGGCATGTCGACGAGGGGGAAACCGAAATGCAGTGCGCGCTGCGTGAATTGGAGGAAGAAACGGGCATCACGGCGGACGACATCGCGATTGACCCGGACTTCCGCTACCAACTGCAATACGTGGTCAATTACAAAAAGAAGTTCGGCGGCACCGATGCCCTGAAGACGGTCGTCTACTTTCTGGCTCGACTCGATAAAGAGGTCGAACTCAACCTGACCGAGCACGGCGACGCCCAGTGGTTTGCCTGGGACCCGCCGCACATCATTCAAGAGCAAACCGTCGACGGGCTGCTGGCCGCGGTGGCTGAGCATGTGGGTCAGTCAAAGTAACGCAATCTCTTAAAGGCCGGAGGCCCGGTCGAATGCAACCAGGGGCACGAGCCCCGGGTATCGGGTCTCCTTTATCCTGTCCCTTCTCCACCGTCCGCAGGGGAGAGGGGGACAAGATTGCCTTGCTATTCCGCTACTTCGATCTCAAGCTGTCCGATCACTTGCGTCACCGGCAGGAAGGCCGCGAATGCTCCGGAACCGCTTAGGTCGGTTTGCGTTACCTTGATGTAGTCGACGCCGATTCCCCCTTTGCCTCGGGTTGCATCCAATGGCAACCAGCGATCCCCCATCCAGACCTCGGTCCACATGTGATAGGCAAAGCCTTTCTTTTCGCCGTAGTCGACATACACCAGGCCCAGCGCCCCGCGGGCAGGAAATCCTTTCGCACGTAGGAGAGCCATCAACAGCACGGCGTGCTCGGTGCAATCGCCTGTCTTCCCTTGCGCTACTTCGGCAGCGGACAGAAACCCTTGCGAGAAGTTTTTCTCTTCGATCGTGTCGTGAACGAATTTTTCCAGCAGCATGACCTGCTGAGTGGCATTGGCCCCCGAAAACTTGGCCTTCCGAAGCAGTTCTTGTACGGCCGGGTCTTCGACCTGCACTAATGGACTGGAAGCCAGGTCGGCATCAGTTGGCTTGTCGTTTTCGGGCAACTCGGCAGGCAATTTTGTGTCGGGACGGATTCGCCAGACGCGTAGCTTCGCCGTATTTGCGTCGATGGCAGTGACTTTTTGATTCGAGCTACTCGCGAAGATTTTGGCCGGGTCGCCTGACTTCAGCTTCACCTCGTACGTCAATTCCTCTAGTTCGTCGCGATTTCGCTGCGGCATACGGTCGACCGGGACGATCGTATCGAGTGCCAGGTCAAACGAAACGGCCTTGTTGGGGCTCAGGGCGAACTCTTTCGAGCAGCGGTAGATCTCGAAGTTTTGGACCGGGGAGGTCATCTTCACGATTTCACCAACTTCGTCGACCCAAGCGGTCGATTCGAGCGGTGGTTGCCCCTCGATTTCGGTCAGGTATTTTGTTTTCAGGAGGGTGACCATCGACCCGTCCAGCATCGAGACCGCTTCTTTTTCCTGCCCCTGGATCGAGTGCTTGGCCATGCGGTTCATCGTGGGAACGAGCGCCATCGCCGAACGCTTCTGCCCCGCTTCGATGGGAGGCTCTTGGAATAATCGATACACCGCATGCAGCCCGCCGTAGCCTGGCTGCCAGGGGATAGAGTCGTTGGCAACGCCTTGACTGCTGCCTCCCTGGGTCGATATCGAGAGGGTTTTACCATCCCTGGCAACCTGGCCGGTAAATCGAGTGACCGAACCGGCTTGATCGACCTTGGTACTGAACTGCTTTAAAGAGCCATCCGGCAGCGACAGAAAAACATTCTCGATGGCCATCTTCAGCGGCTGGCCAGCCCGTTGGATCTGCATCTGCTCGACCGTGGTGGTCCGAACGTAGTCGGTTTGATCGTGGGTGAGCCGCTCGATCTTCTCCATCGTGTGACCGATTTTCTCGCCCTGAAGCACGATCGCTCCCCAACTTTCCTGCGAGGATTTTATTTTTTCGGGATTCTGCCGGGACGTCTCAGCGGGCTTCGGGGCCGGACAACCGGCACATCCGAACCAAATCAGCCCAAACGAAATCATCCATGCAATGCGTTGATTGGGGCGTAGCATCATCCAGGCGGGGGGAGAAAAGCTTCAAAAAGGGGACATCGCGACTACCGGGAAGTATACCAAACACCTCATGCGTTTCGCCAAAGAATCATCGCGAAAGCAACGCGCTTCGCCACGCCCCAGTTAGGGCGATCGTAGGGATCAAATCAAGCTGCGGCCGATGGCATAGGTCGCGATTTGGTGCCGCTAGCGCCAAGTAAATTGCTTGGTTTGATTTCAAAGATTGTCACCTAAGCCCGGAAGGTGGACCGTTTTACGGTGCTATGTTCTCGTTAGATTCGCGTGAATTGCCCGCCGCGAGGCAGCCGCATTCCGTTTCACTTCAGTGGATACCGATTGCGGGAACCCCCTCGGCAAGAAAAGGCGTCACGCGACCAAAATCCAACCTAGGATTTGTAAAGAAATCAGAGAACTACTTGGACGGGACACGCAAGGCTTCCCAACCGAGCAAGAACACCGAAGCAGAGGTCACTCATGGGCTTCTTGAAACGATTTTTCAAGAGTGTTTTTCACGAGAACGAAATGGGCCACATCGCCAATAGTTTCGAGCATCTCTCGGAAGAGCAATTGGAAGCACACCTGGACGTTGGTAGCTACAACGGCTTCGAACTCACCGAAGCGGTTCGCCCTTCGTTTGATTTGAAGGTCGTGCCAACCCAAGGCTTCCGCCGAGAAGTGTATCGCGACGATCAAACCGGCAGCACGGTTCCTGTCCTGATGGGAAGCGCGACTCGATCGAACTTGTTTGAAACGTTCATGGATCTGTTGGATCCACTGGGTACGGAAGTCGACGTCGTTCTCGAGTCGAGCCACCACGGCGAGGGCCAGAAAAATGGCGACATGTACCGCGAACACATCGATCTTCCAGTTCTTAAAAGCATTCTTTGGGACTACGAAGATCTGCTGCTGAACGACGGCTGCACGGGGATCGCCGTGTTGAATCCTCACCAGCCGCTGGAAGTTCAGTTCGACGAACACAAACTGCTGATCGTCTACGGCAACGAACTGAAGCCTTTTGAACAGGCCTTCATCGACCGAGACGTTTACCCCAGCCCCGAGATGAAGTTCATCACGGAAGCCGAGCACGTCCATTCCTCGTCGCAGCGATACCAGCAGCAGTTCGAGGAACTTCGGATGCGATTGGGCATGGACGAAAACTACGGTTAAGCGTCTGCCCGAAAAAAAACACCAGAGAAAGCCCTTCAGGCCGTGATGCATGTCACGGCCTGAGGTGTTTCTTGCCGGCCATGCTAGCAAGCCGCTGATTTGACCTTGCTGTCAGCAGGTCGATTCGTCAAACTCTCGCTCCCTCTATTCAGTCGACAGGAGCGCAGCTTTGGCGCGATGGATACCTCTAGTATGCTCGCTGCTTTTGGGCAGTTTCGGATGCAGTAGCTTCGTACCGCTGCTGCACCACGCTGGAAGTGCGCCGGCAGCCCCCGTCGACAATCCCCACTTCGTACCCATCCGTGATCATGAACTGATGTGGGAACAGATTGTCGATGCGGTCGACACCCACTTCAAGATTCGCACGGAACAGCGAGTCCGTGTCGTGGCCGGGCAACTCACCGAGGGCCGCCTGGAAACGTACCCGCGGATCGGCAGTACCATGCTCGAACCGTGGCACACCGATTCGACCCGCGGCTACGAAAAGCTGGAGAGCACCCTACAAACGATCCGCCGCCGCTGCATCGTTCGCGTCATGCCAGAACAGGGAGGCTACTTCATCGGCGTCGAAGTGCACAAGGAAATGGAAGACGTCACCGGACCTTCCAACACGCAAATGGCGCTCGACGGAGTTCGCTTCGACGGCACTCTCCGCAGTCAAGAATCGACCGAGGAACTCGGACCGCAAACCGACGGCTGGATTCCGCTCTGCCGCGATGTGCTGCTCGAACAACGCATCCTGCAAGACATTCTCGCGCGGCTCAACGGCATTGAAACGGAACGCCCCAAAACGCCGTTCACGATTCATCCGTAGTCTTGGTCCCTTCGCCCCTTCTAGGCTGGGGAAAACTCGTTGCAGCTGTCGAGAAATGCACTTACTGCAAATTGTTGCGGAGACTTTGGTACTGCGCCGGCGTATCGACGTCGTTTCCGAGTTGCTCAACGGGGACCAATAACGGGGGAGATTTCGCTAACAGAGCGTTGATCCCTTGGTCGCTGGCCAGTGCATATACGTCGGAGGTGCACGACCAGGGGAGGAGCACCGGATGGCCGCGTTTTTCCGAATTTATGGGTACTACGATTCGACCGGGATGGCGTTCCGCTTCACGTAAAACAAGGTTGATCGTCCGCGACGAGAGGGTCGGCATGTCGGCCGGAGCGACCAGCCAGACGTCGTCCTGCGTAGGAGAGAAGCGAGATTCGATCGCTTGTAAACCGAGTTGGATCGAACCTTTCATGTCTGCCGGGCGTGGATCGGCGGCGATCACATGCACGGCGAGGTTTTGCAGAACGTTCCGCAGGTCGCGTCGCTCCTGGGGAATGACGACGAAGATGTGATCGGCCTCGGACTTCTGCCACGCGGCAATGACGGTTTCCAGAATCGTGCTATCGCTCCACGGTAGCAGCAGCTTATCGGTTCCCATCCGGCGGCTTTCACCGCAGGCCGGGATGATCGCGAAACTGCGCCGAGGCTTCGTCATTTGGCAGGCCGATTGCGATGCGAGACCAATTGCGCGACGATACTGATCGCGATTTCCTCGACCGTGCGGGAAGCGATGTCGAGACCGACCGGGGCGTGGACTTTGTCGAGTTGCTCTTGCGTGATTCCCTTTTCGAGCAGGTCGTCGAAGATCAAACGGATCTTTCGCTTGCTGCCGATCATACCCAGATAGGCCAGCGGCCGTTTGAGTAAGTGGTAGAGACCGATTTCGTCGTGGTTGTGCCCGCGGGTCACGACCAGGCCGTAGGCTCCGTCCCGCAAGGGAAGCTTCGGGAGGACCTCTTGGAACTTCCCAGGCACGCGCCGCATGGCCGTGGGGAAACGCTCGGCACTGATCACATCCGGTCGGTCATCGACCACGGTCACATCGAAGTCAACCCAGTGGGCCAGCCCGGCGACGGCCTGACCGACGTGCCCACCACCGACAATCACCAGTTCACATCGCGGCAAGATCGGAACGAAGGCAACGCCTTGCTCCCGATAGAAGAGGGGTCGGCCTGACAGGGGCCGCAGCGACTGGGCAGCGACGCCTTTGGCCTGGCGGCAATGGTTGGCGTCTCCCTGGGTAGCGATGATCGCTCCGGTCGGGGAAAGCAGGACCATGCCGAAGTTGCGAGGCGAGTCTTCCCGCGGATCGGCCAGGATGGCCAACGTGCCGCCCAGATTCGAAGTGATCGCTTCCAGGATCGACTGAAAGAAGCCGACCTTGCTGCCCGCTGTGAGCGGTTCGATGATTACTTCCATCCGGCCGCCGCAGATGAGTCCGTCGTCCCAGCCGTAGTCGTGATCGAGCACGAACTCGGTGACGATCCCCTCCCCTACCTCGAGCAGTTCGATCGCCCGACGTTTGACTTCGGCCTCGACGCATCCGCCCCCTAGCGTGCCGACCTGCTGACCGCTGGGGTAAACGAGCATCGCCGCCCCGGCCTTTTGTGGGGTCGAACCGCGGGTATCGATCAGCTGACAATAGGCAGCCGACTTGCCGGCAGGAATATCGGCGACCAGGGCTGTTAAGACGTCACGCATGCAGGGACTTCGAGAAAGATCGTGGGAATGTGTGTCTGTATCGTACTGCGAACCACCGGGCCGAGGCCAGTAGCGAGCGCCATAGCATGCCGGGCGAGTGATTGACCGGCGGCGTTTCGGCTTCTAAATTCCAATACATCGTAAGATCGTTGGCTATTGTTACCTTCGCTGGAAGAAGATCGTCATGCGTCACTTATCGCTTGCCACTTTGCTCGTCGTTTTGGTATTCGGTTCCCGGGCCTGGGCTCAAGAAGCGGCCGCTCCCGAAAGCGTCAAGCCTGGGATCAACGATTCGTTTCTCGACCCGGATCTCGACGTCGAGGCCTACGTGAAACGGTTCGAGGTGGAAAGCCGCGAGGTGTTTGCCGC
This genomic interval carries:
- a CDS encoding XdhC family protein: MRDVLTALVADIPAGKSAAYCQLIDTRGSTPQKAGAAMLVYPSGQQVGTLGGGCVEAEVKRRAIELLEVGEGIVTEFVLDHDYGWDDGLICGGRMEVIIEPLTAGSKVGFFQSILEAITSNLGGTLAILADPREDSPRNFGMVLLSPTGAIIATQGDANHCRQAKGVAAQSLRPLSGRPLFYREQGVAFVPILPRCELVIVGGGHVGQAVAGLAHWVDFDVTVVDDRPDVISAERFPTAMRRVPGKFQEVLPKLPLRDGAYGLVVTRGHNHDEIGLYHLLKRPLAYLGMIGSKRKIRLIFDDLLEKGITQEQLDKVHAPVGLDIASRTVEEIAISIVAQLVSHRNRPAK